A stretch of Mya arenaria isolate MELC-2E11 chromosome 14, ASM2691426v1 DNA encodes these proteins:
- the LOC128216775 gene encoding uncharacterized protein LOC128216775 isoform X1 has product MGLLSVILKCVPFKTRYHQDLYPSVNVPTPDRYITHNRQINEGELWILQEAEKQRSPGVEIRNTLIEKETVLSGPDNDSFINLCPYDSSQDTDNEEETYAFIDEYLKPGIGCEIQERTHYERRTMTFEELIITCVDVKQILPYLTFVEYPQSYRNIANYRSGREATKTLIEDIQKSKELGRWRQFVEALERCGYEYVVKCLKGQHVQDNSCQKQFLKIMSMTIRNYITPTELTPFLWNYGVINDEDKQRIECQQTAHGVIQAADMLLEIIPTKIENWYRRFVDSLVAAKMTDVADLLRIPEIMDIPSGLKSTPGKTELALSNSVPENKCATPDGPKSLGKLSAIIYVPEGTPNVNVVDIQGRTTIPQLFDIHVEEEEYEYIDIPTPLLLEEVEADDIESVIYENCISTEHVHMECKPITEGDVHKEEEDNQYSDKGLYSANQLSPTKLGKETTDNEQVTDLPNDFYGQVVKPLNERHQLYKDSAIYMSDIVTMYEEPEIVVVSCPFV; this is encoded by the exons atgGGATTACTATCTGTGATATTAAAATGTGTGCCCTTTAAAACCCGTTATCATCAG GATTTATATCCCTCGGTGAACGTGCCTACTCCAGATAGATACATAACTCACAATAGACAGATCAATGAGGGAGAGTTATGGATACTGCAGGAAGCTGAGAAACAACGCTCGCCCGGCGTAGAAATTCGAAATACTCTTATTGAAAAGGAAACTGTCTTAAGTGGGCCTGATAATGATTCATTTATTAACCTTTGTCCATATGACAGTTCACAAGACACTGACAATGAGGAAGAAACATATGCTTTCATAG ATGAATATTTAAAACCAGGAATTGGATGTGAGATCCAGGAACGCACACATTATGAGCGAAGAACTATGACATTTGAGGAGCTGATTATAACATGTGTGGACGTCAAACAGATTCTGCCTTACCTGACATTTGTCg AGTATCCTCAGTCATACAGGAATATTGCAAATTACAGAAGTGGACGAGAGGCAACAAAAACTCTCATCGAAGATATTCAGAAGAGCAAAGAACTTGGAAGATGGAGACAATTTGTCGAGGCTCTTGAACGCTGTG GATATGAGTATGTGGTTAAGTGTCTTAAAGGTCAACATGTTCAAGATAACTCCTGCCAAAAACAGTTCTTGAAAATAATGAGTATGACCATAAGAAATTATATAACTCCAACGGAGCTTACACCTTTCCTATGGAATTATGGAGTGATTAATGATGAGGACAAGCAAAGAATTGAATGCCAGCAAACTGCGCATGGAGTGATTCAAGCGGCGGATATGTTGTTGGAAATAATTCCAACGAAGATAGAAAACTGGTACAGACGTTTTGTAGATTCATTGGTAGCTGCAAAGATGACAGATGTTGCAGATCTATTGAGAATCCCTGAGATAATGGATATACCGTCTG GACTGAAATCTACACCTGGCAAAACAGAATTGGCTTTATCAAATTCTGTTCCTGAAAACAAATGTGCAACTCCAGATGGACCAAAGT CGCTGGGTAAGCTATCAGCAATAATTTACGTTCCGGAAGGTACACCAAACGTCAACGTAGTTGACATACAAGGAAGAACGACTATCCCACAATTATTCGACATCCATGTGGAAGAGGAagaatatgaatatattgatattcCAACCCCACTATTATTAG AGGAAGTAGAGGCTGACGATATTGAGAGCGTGATATACGAGAATTGTATCTCTACTGAACATGTTCACATGGAATGCAAAC CTATTACAGAAGGCGATGTTCATAAGGAAGAGGAAGACAACCAATATTCGGATAAAGGACTTTATTCTGCAAATCAATTGTCACCGACTAAGTTAGGAAAAGAAACAACAGATAACGAACAAGTTACAGACCTGCCAAATGACTTCTATGGACAAGTTGTTAAGCCCCTCAATGAAAGACATCAATTGTACAAAGATTCAGCTATCTACATGTCTGACATTGTAACTATGTATGAGGAACCAGAAATTGTAGTAGTTTCATGTccatttgtttaa
- the LOC128216775 gene encoding uncharacterized protein LOC128216775 isoform X2, which translates to MGLLSVILKCVPFKTRYHQDLYPSVNVPTPDRYITHNRQINEGELWILQEAEKQRSPGVEIRNTLIEKETVLSGPDNDSFINLCPYDSSQDTDNEEETYAFIDEYLKPGIGCEIQERTHYERRTMTFEELIITCVDVKQILPYLTFVEYPQSYRNIANYRSGREATKTLIEDIQKSKELGRWRQFVEALERCGYEYVVKCLKGQHVQDNSCQKQFLKIMSMTIRNYITPTELTPFLWNYGVINDEDKQRIECQQTAHGVIQAADMLLEIIPTKIENWYRRFVDSLVAAKMTDVADLLRIPEIMDIPSGLKSTPGKTELALSNSVPENKCATPDGPKSLGKLSAIIYVPEGTPNVNVVDIQGRTTIPQLFDIHVEEEEYEYIDIPTPLLLAITEGDVHKEEEDNQYSDKGLYSANQLSPTKLGKETTDNEQVTDLPNDFYGQVVKPLNERHQLYKDSAIYMSDIVTMYEEPEIVVVSCPFV; encoded by the exons atgGGATTACTATCTGTGATATTAAAATGTGTGCCCTTTAAAACCCGTTATCATCAG GATTTATATCCCTCGGTGAACGTGCCTACTCCAGATAGATACATAACTCACAATAGACAGATCAATGAGGGAGAGTTATGGATACTGCAGGAAGCTGAGAAACAACGCTCGCCCGGCGTAGAAATTCGAAATACTCTTATTGAAAAGGAAACTGTCTTAAGTGGGCCTGATAATGATTCATTTATTAACCTTTGTCCATATGACAGTTCACAAGACACTGACAATGAGGAAGAAACATATGCTTTCATAG ATGAATATTTAAAACCAGGAATTGGATGTGAGATCCAGGAACGCACACATTATGAGCGAAGAACTATGACATTTGAGGAGCTGATTATAACATGTGTGGACGTCAAACAGATTCTGCCTTACCTGACATTTGTCg AGTATCCTCAGTCATACAGGAATATTGCAAATTACAGAAGTGGACGAGAGGCAACAAAAACTCTCATCGAAGATATTCAGAAGAGCAAAGAACTTGGAAGATGGAGACAATTTGTCGAGGCTCTTGAACGCTGTG GATATGAGTATGTGGTTAAGTGTCTTAAAGGTCAACATGTTCAAGATAACTCCTGCCAAAAACAGTTCTTGAAAATAATGAGTATGACCATAAGAAATTATATAACTCCAACGGAGCTTACACCTTTCCTATGGAATTATGGAGTGATTAATGATGAGGACAAGCAAAGAATTGAATGCCAGCAAACTGCGCATGGAGTGATTCAAGCGGCGGATATGTTGTTGGAAATAATTCCAACGAAGATAGAAAACTGGTACAGACGTTTTGTAGATTCATTGGTAGCTGCAAAGATGACAGATGTTGCAGATCTATTGAGAATCCCTGAGATAATGGATATACCGTCTG GACTGAAATCTACACCTGGCAAAACAGAATTGGCTTTATCAAATTCTGTTCCTGAAAACAAATGTGCAACTCCAGATGGACCAAAGT CGCTGGGTAAGCTATCAGCAATAATTTACGTTCCGGAAGGTACACCAAACGTCAACGTAGTTGACATACAAGGAAGAACGACTATCCCACAATTATTCGACATCCATGTGGAAGAGGAagaatatgaatatattgatattcCAACCCCACTATTATTAG CTATTACAGAAGGCGATGTTCATAAGGAAGAGGAAGACAACCAATATTCGGATAAAGGACTTTATTCTGCAAATCAATTGTCACCGACTAAGTTAGGAAAAGAAACAACAGATAACGAACAAGTTACAGACCTGCCAAATGACTTCTATGGACAAGTTGTTAAGCCCCTCAATGAAAGACATCAATTGTACAAAGATTCAGCTATCTACATGTCTGACATTGTAACTATGTATGAGGAACCAGAAATTGTAGTAGTTTCATGTccatttgtttaa